Proteins co-encoded in one Juglans regia cultivar Chandler chromosome 16, Walnut 2.0, whole genome shotgun sequence genomic window:
- the LOC109020555 gene encoding cytochrome P450 71B9-like encodes MEASMDLYAVPLWLRLSLLFLLPLLLLLKNKINGPKQKKRLPPGPPTLPIIGNMHQLGELAHKSLSQLSKKYGPIILLKIGSKTIINISSAEAARQVLKVHDLDCCSRPVSSTAGRLTYNFKDIVFAPYGDYWREMRKICALELFSVARVQSYRFIREEEVASLVNSISQSASSATPVDLSEKMLALTANILCRTAFGKSFRGSGLDNEKLGEVVHEAEVMFASFSATEFFPYVGWIIDRLSGRIRRLEKIFRRLDDFLQQAIDLHLKPKKTEQDHEDLIDVLLRIERDQQTNTGAPPFNKDNIKAILFDMFLGGSNTAAVTMLWAMAELARNPRAMKKAQDEVRNVVGNRGKVTESDITHLHYLKMIIKETFRLHPPAAILFPRQTMAEVKIGGYDIGPNSLLQVNAWALGRDPEYWKNPEEFYPERFVDSSIDYKGQHFELLPFGSGRRGCPGIYMAETTVELSLANLLYCFDWKVPSGMKEEDINMEESTGAGLTQKRIPLNLVPVKMF; translated from the exons ATGGAGGCTTCAATGGATCTTTATGCTGTGCCCCTGTGGCTGAGGCTCtcccttctctttcttcttcctctactgCTTCTtctgaaaaacaaaatcaacgGTCCAAAGCAAAAGAAGCGCCTTCCACCAGGCCCTCCTACTCTTCCCATTATTGGGAACATGCACCAGCTTGGTGAATTGGCTCACAAATCTTTGTCGCAACTTTCCAAAAAATATGGCCCAATCATCCTCCTCAAAATCGGTTCTAAAACAATTATTAACATCTCTTCAGCTGAGGCTGCAAGACAAGTCTTAAAGGTTCATGATCTTGACTGTTGCAGTAGACCTGTCTCTTCCACCGCCGGGAGACTGACGTACAATTTCAAAGACATAGTTTTCGCACCTTACGGTGATTATTGGAGAGAAATGAGGAAAATCTGTGCTCTTGAGCTTTTTAGCGTGGCTAGGGTGCAGTCATATCGCTTTATTAGGGAAGAAGAAGTAGCTTCTCTTGTTAATTCAATTTCTCAGTCTGCATCTTCTGCAACCCCTGTTGATCTTTCTGAGAAGATGTTGGCTCTCACAGCAAATATACTCTGTCGGACTGCTTTCGGAAAGAGTTTTCGTGGGagtggtttggataatgaaaagCTTGGAGAAGTGGTTCATGAGGCTGAAGTCATGTTTGCAAGCTTCAGTGCAACTGAATTCTTTCCATACGTTGGATGGATTATTGACAGGCTCTCTGGTCGGATTCGAAGACTCGAAAAGATTTTTCGTCGTTTGGATGATTTTCTGCAACAGGCCATTGACCTTCATCTCAAGCCCAAGAAGACAGAACAAGACCACGAAGACCTTATCGACGTGCTGCTGAGAATAGAAAGGGATCAGCAAACCAACACCGGTGCTCCTCCGTTCAATAAAGATAACATTAAGGCCATCCTCTTC GATATGTTTTTGGGTGGAAGCAACACTGCTGCAGTCACCATGCTATGGGCAATGGCGGAGCTTGCAAGGAACCCACGAGCGATGAAGAAAGCACAAGATGAAGTCAGAAACGTCGTTGGAAACAGAGGAAAAGTCACCGAAAGCGACATAACTCATCTTCATTACCTGAAGATGATAATCAAAGAAACATTTAGATTGCACCCTCCAGCCGCAATCCTTTTTCCAAGACAAACCATGGCAGAAGTTAAGATCGGCGGTTATGACATTGGCCCCAACTCGTTGCTCCAAGTAAATGCTTGGGCGCTAGGACGAGACCCTGAATACTGGAAGAATCCAGAAGAGTTCTACCCAGAAAGGTTCGTTGATAGCTCTATCGATTATAAAGGACAACATTTTGAGTTATTGCCATTTGGTTCTGGTCGAAGAGGTTGTCCTGGGATATACATGGCAGAGACCACCGTTGAGCTTTCACTTGCGAATCTTTTGTACTGTTTCGATTGGAAAGTGCCCTCAGGGATGAAGGAGGAGGACATAAACATGGAAGAATCGACTGGTGCTGGCCTTACCCAGAAAAGAATACCTCTGAACCTTGTCCCAGTCAAAATGTTCTAG